In the genome of Agromyces sp. Leaf222, one region contains:
- a CDS encoding ABC transporter substrate-binding protein, with the protein MNLRRTSLTAAAMLAAGVLFAGCSSAASAPSGDTGSGATPTGEITFWSSLSGMADVAAAFNASQDDITVNFEEIANGANGGYTKLAAAIESGTGPDVVGIEYYRLPGFVGSGQVAPLDDLVPSDTLDEYSDQVRGLVDFEGSTYGMPYDAPPLVMWYRQDVLDAAGVEVPKTWDEFEEAARAVHTANPEAYLTSFFTNEPQLAPLSWQAGSTWFGVDDDHWKVSIDDDASTKVADYWQKLIDEDLVKPQLGFSDEWTADLNSGVVNGWVGGSWSASGLMTRTEASGQAGKWIAAVPPSWDGEPSGALSGGTSFAVTENSKNSAAAAAFLTWLTTDPAAVEARGAVGTAYLAYPGLNETAEKVAPVDYYGNDIYAVFDEASASVVGGWSWGPNYDITNTALTDAVTTAPTLGDAIEQTQDETVDGLEQLGLEISE; encoded by the coding sequence ATGAACCTGCGTCGCACTTCCCTCACCGCCGCGGCGATGCTGGCCGCAGGCGTCCTCTTCGCGGGGTGCTCGTCCGCCGCCTCGGCGCCGTCCGGCGACACCGGCAGCGGAGCGACCCCCACGGGCGAGATCACGTTCTGGTCCTCCCTCAGCGGCATGGCCGACGTCGCCGCCGCCTTCAACGCGAGCCAGGACGACATCACCGTGAACTTCGAGGAGATCGCGAACGGCGCGAACGGCGGCTACACGAAGCTCGCCGCCGCGATCGAGTCGGGCACCGGCCCCGACGTCGTCGGCATCGAGTACTACCGGCTCCCCGGCTTCGTCGGATCCGGTCAGGTCGCACCGCTCGACGACCTCGTGCCGAGCGACACGCTCGACGAGTACAGCGACCAGGTGCGAGGCCTCGTCGACTTCGAGGGATCGACCTACGGCATGCCCTACGACGCCCCGCCGCTCGTCATGTGGTACCGCCAGGACGTGCTCGACGCCGCGGGCGTCGAGGTGCCCAAGACCTGGGACGAGTTCGAGGAGGCCGCCCGTGCGGTGCACACCGCGAACCCCGAGGCCTACCTCACGAGCTTCTTCACGAACGAGCCCCAGCTCGCCCCGCTCTCGTGGCAGGCGGGCTCGACCTGGTTCGGCGTCGACGACGACCATTGGAAGGTCTCGATCGACGACGACGCCTCGACGAAGGTGGCCGACTACTGGCAGAAGCTCATCGACGAGGACCTCGTGAAGCCGCAGCTCGGCTTCAGCGACGAGTGGACCGCCGATCTCAACAGCGGCGTCGTCAACGGCTGGGTCGGCGGCTCGTGGAGCGCATCGGGCCTGATGACCCGCACCGAGGCGAGCGGTCAGGCCGGCAAGTGGATCGCCGCAGTGCCGCCGTCGTGGGACGGCGAGCCGAGCGGCGCGCTGAGCGGCGGCACGAGTTTCGCGGTCACCGAGAACTCGAAGAACTCCGCCGCGGCGGCGGCCTTCCTCACCTGGCTCACGACCGACCCGGCCGCCGTCGAGGCGCGCGGCGCGGTCGGCACGGCCTACCTCGCCTACCCGGGCCTGAACGAGACCGCCGAGAAGGTCGCCCCGGTCGACTACTACGGCAACGACATCTACGCCGTCTTCGACGAGGCATCCGCGTCGGTCGTCGGTGGATGGTCGTGGGGCCCGAACTACGACATCACCAACACGGCGCTCACCGACGCGGTGACCACGGCACCCACGCTCGGCGATGCGATCGAGCAGACGCAGGACGAGACCGTGGACGGGCTCGAGCAGCTCGGACTCGAGATCTCCGAATAG
- a CDS encoding carbohydrate ABC transporter permease: protein MMIATTAAPSRPAPDLPEGPSRVPGLPPREPADHRRSRNRRSAGRPGASLAVNGILLLGVAYMVLPLLWLLFAVTKDAKGLYGSSAFSPGGAFVENLQQLMTQDDGIFWRWLGNSVLYAGIGALVCGFVALMAGYAFDKFSFRGKNGLYGFVLVGVLIPNTATVIPLYLLAASVGATNTIWAVLIPAFCNPFSVYLARVFSAGYLPDETLEAARVDGAGPIRSFFSIGLPMLVPGFVTIVLFQFVAIWNNFMLPLIMLQDRDLFPSSVGIALWQSQVQQNPEFSTLVIAGSFVSILPLVLAFVGLQRFWRSGLSAGSVK from the coding sequence ATGATGATCGCGACCACCGCCGCGCCGTCGCGGCCCGCGCCCGACCTCCCCGAGGGCCCATCCCGCGTGCCCGGACTCCCTCCGCGCGAGCCCGCCGACCACCGTCGCAGCCGCAACCGCCGCTCGGCCGGTCGCCCCGGGGCGAGCCTCGCCGTGAACGGCATCCTGCTCCTCGGCGTCGCCTACATGGTGCTGCCGTTGCTCTGGCTCCTCTTCGCGGTCACGAAGGACGCGAAGGGGCTCTACGGCTCGAGCGCGTTCTCGCCGGGCGGGGCGTTCGTCGAGAACCTGCAGCAGCTGATGACCCAGGACGACGGCATCTTCTGGCGCTGGCTCGGCAACAGCGTGCTCTACGCCGGCATCGGCGCACTCGTCTGCGGCTTCGTGGCCCTCATGGCGGGCTACGCGTTCGACAAGTTCAGCTTCCGCGGCAAGAACGGGCTGTACGGGTTCGTGCTCGTCGGCGTGCTCATCCCGAACACCGCGACGGTCATCCCGCTCTACCTGCTCGCCGCATCCGTCGGCGCGACGAACACGATCTGGGCCGTGCTCATCCCGGCGTTCTGCAACCCGTTCAGCGTCTACCTGGCGCGCGTGTTCAGTGCCGGATACCTGCCAGACGAGACCCTCGAGGCGGCCCGCGTCGACGGGGCCGGGCCGATCCGCAGCTTCTTCAGCATCGGCCTGCCGATGCTCGTGCCGGGCTTCGTCACGATCGTCCTCTTCCAGTTCGTGGCGATCTGGAACAACTTCATGCTGCCGCTCATCATGCTGCAGGACCGCGACCTCTTCCCGTCGAGCGTGGGCATCGCGCTCTGGCAGAGCCAGGTGCAGCAGAACCCCGAGTTCTCGACCCTCGTGATCGCGGGCTCCTTCGTGTCGATCCTGCCGCTGGTGCTCGCCTTCGTCGGCCTGCAGCGCTTCTGGCGATCCGGTCTGTCCGCCGGGAGCGTCAAGTGA
- a CDS encoding carbohydrate ABC transporter permease, giving the protein MSVRLADRAPRTTRHPIAGTGGRTAAIFLTPFFVLFLVAMIAPVVYAIGMSLFAERRSGLGFGGTETEFVGFGNYVDVLSSETFVAGFGRLALYCLLYIPVLLGTALLFALLLDAAVAKAKRAFQLLLFLPHAVPGVIAALIWAYLYTPGVSPFVSALESGGIQIDFLSVHMVLPSMVNIAVWEWAGYNMIILFTALQAVPREVLEAARVDGAGEIRTALWIKTPLIAPSLGIALLFTVIGSLQLFTEPTILSSVTTAVTSTWVPNMWAYDAAFNRNNLPQAAAASIILALVAGVLSWVVTRFASKGRA; this is encoded by the coding sequence ATGAGCGTCAGACTCGCTGACCGGGCACCGCGCACCACGCGGCATCCGATCGCCGGCACCGGCGGCCGCACCGCCGCCATCTTCCTCACGCCGTTCTTCGTGCTCTTCCTGGTCGCGATGATCGCGCCGGTCGTCTACGCCATCGGCATGAGCCTCTTCGCCGAACGGCGGAGCGGCCTCGGGTTCGGCGGCACCGAGACCGAGTTCGTCGGCTTCGGCAACTACGTCGACGTGCTCTCGAGCGAGACCTTCGTGGCCGGGTTCGGGCGGCTGGCGCTCTACTGCCTGCTCTACATCCCGGTGCTGCTCGGCACCGCCCTGCTGTTCGCCCTGCTGCTCGACGCCGCGGTCGCCAAGGCCAAGCGGGCCTTCCAGCTGCTGCTGTTCCTGCCGCACGCCGTGCCCGGCGTCATCGCCGCCCTCATCTGGGCCTACCTCTACACGCCGGGCGTCAGCCCGTTCGTCTCCGCGCTCGAGTCGGGCGGCATCCAGATCGACTTCCTGTCGGTGCACATGGTGCTCCCGTCGATGGTGAACATCGCCGTCTGGGAGTGGGCGGGCTACAACATGATCATCCTCTTCACCGCCCTGCAGGCCGTGCCGCGCGAGGTGCTCGAGGCCGCGAGGGTCGACGGCGCGGGGGAGATCCGCACCGCGCTCTGGATCAAGACGCCACTGATCGCGCCCTCGCTCGGCATCGCCCTGCTGTTCACGGTGATCGGCTCGCTGCAGCTCTTCACCGAGCCGACGATCCTCTCGTCGGTGACGACCGCGGTCACGAGCACGTGGGTGCCGAACATGTGGGCCTACGACGCGGCGTTCAACCGCAACAACCTCCCGCAGGCGGCGGCCGCGTCGATCATCCTCGCCCTCGTGGCCGGGGTGCTCTCGTGGGTCGTCACCCGCTTCGCCTCGAAGGGACGTGCATGA
- a CDS encoding YdeI/OmpD-associated family protein, translated as MTEFRAVVEPHEKMRGLEVPEAAVEELGGGRRPRVAVTVNGHTWETRVAIMLGRNLIGLSNANRAAAGLEVGAEVAVRLELLPELVDVELPDDLADALDADPEVRARFDAQTVSQRRQHVRVIDQAKTAPTRQRRIAKLVDELGGGTRA; from the coding sequence ATGACGGAGTTCAGGGCGGTCGTCGAACCGCACGAGAAGATGCGGGGGCTCGAGGTTCCCGAGGCGGCGGTCGAGGAGCTCGGCGGTGGCCGGCGTCCACGCGTCGCGGTCACGGTCAACGGCCACACCTGGGAGACCCGCGTCGCCATCATGCTCGGGCGCAACCTCATCGGGCTGAGCAACGCCAACCGCGCGGCGGCCGGACTCGAGGTCGGCGCCGAGGTCGCGGTGCGGCTCGAGCTCCTGCCCGAACTCGTCGACGTCGAGCTGCCCGACGATCTCGCGGACGCCCTCGATGCCGACCCCGAGGTGCGCGCCCGGTTCGACGCCCAGACGGTCAGTCAACGGCGCCAGCACGTGCGGGTCATCGACCAGGCCAAGACCGCGCCGACGCGGCAGCGCCGCATCGCCAAGCTCGTCGACGAGCTGGGCGGTGGCACCAGGGCGTGA
- a CDS encoding MarR family winged helix-turn-helix transcriptional regulator, translating into MDAPAAARVEQASGVAEADPLALDRQLCFALAVASRLVIGTYKPILEPMGLTHPQYLVMLALWEQEPLALSEIAALVRLEPATLSPLVKRLEAAGLVTRERSTRDERQLALRLTPEGRRLRDQAERVPEQVVASLGVEVDDLLRLHAELSTLIQRISPSPGSGHDAERKNPGLDAGSKGAR; encoded by the coding sequence ATGGATGCTCCCGCCGCCGCCCGCGTCGAGCAGGCCAGCGGGGTCGCCGAGGCCGACCCGCTCGCCCTCGACCGCCAGCTCTGCTTCGCCCTCGCCGTCGCCTCGCGGCTCGTGATCGGCACCTACAAGCCGATCCTCGAGCCCATGGGGCTGACGCATCCGCAGTACCTCGTGATGCTCGCGCTCTGGGAACAGGAGCCCCTCGCGCTCTCCGAGATCGCCGCCCTCGTGCGGCTCGAGCCCGCGACGCTGTCACCGCTCGTCAAGCGCCTCGAGGCCGCCGGGCTCGTGACCCGCGAGCGCTCGACCCGCGACGAGCGCCAGCTCGCGCTTCGGCTCACGCCAGAGGGGCGACGCCTGCGCGACCAGGCCGAACGCGTGCCGGAGCAGGTCGTCGCCTCGCTCGGCGTCGAGGTCGACGACCTCCTGCGCCTGCACGCCGAGCTCTCGACGCTGATCCAACGCATCAGCCCGAGCCCCGGTTCCGGCCACGACGCCGAACGGAAGAACCCCGGCCTCGACGCAGGATCGAAGGGAGCACGATGA
- the araA gene encoding L-arabinose isomerase, giving the protein MTRTPLTTSLDQYEVWFLTGSQHLYGPETLAQVAQQSEQIAATLDAASDVPVKIVWLPVLTDSAAIKKVMLEANAAPNVIGLVAWMHTFSPAKMWIAGLDALQKPLAHLHTQANVELPWADIDFDFMNLNQAAHGDREFGYIQTRLGVPRKTIVGHASDPVVQQQLGTWQRAAAGLAASRDLKLARFGDNMRYVAVTEGDKTEAELRLGVQVNTWGVNELAEAVAAASEAEIDELVAVYENEYDVVPELRKGGERHQSLRDGAAIELGLRSFLEEGGFGAFTTSFEDLGELKQLPGLAVQRLMAEGYGFGAEGDWKTAVLVRIAHVMGAGLPGGASLMEDYTYDMTPGDELILGAHMLEVSPSLTSAKPTLEVHPLGIGGKDDPVRLVFTADAGPAVVVAMSDMRDRFRLTANVVENVAPRESLPNLPVGRAVWKPAPDFRTSAAAWLTAGAAHHTVMSTAVGVDVFRDFAEMAEIELLVIDDETTLPGFKHEVRWNQAYYRLAQGL; this is encoded by the coding sequence ATGACCCGCACCCCGCTCACCACCTCGCTCGACCAGTACGAGGTCTGGTTCCTCACCGGCAGCCAGCACCTCTACGGCCCCGAGACCCTCGCACAGGTCGCCCAGCAGTCGGAGCAGATCGCCGCGACGCTCGACGCGGCATCCGACGTGCCCGTGAAGATCGTCTGGCTGCCCGTGCTCACCGACTCGGCCGCGATCAAGAAGGTCATGCTCGAGGCCAACGCCGCCCCGAACGTGATCGGGCTCGTCGCGTGGATGCACACGTTCAGCCCCGCGAAGATGTGGATCGCGGGCCTCGACGCCCTGCAGAAGCCGCTCGCGCACCTGCACACGCAAGCCAACGTCGAGCTGCCGTGGGCCGACATCGACTTCGACTTCATGAACCTGAACCAGGCCGCGCACGGCGACCGCGAGTTCGGCTACATCCAGACCCGCCTCGGCGTGCCCCGCAAGACGATCGTCGGCCACGCGAGCGACCCCGTCGTGCAGCAGCAGCTCGGCACCTGGCAGCGCGCCGCCGCCGGCCTGGCCGCGAGCCGCGACCTCAAGCTCGCCCGCTTCGGCGACAACATGCGCTACGTCGCCGTCACCGAGGGCGACAAGACCGAAGCCGAGCTTCGTCTCGGCGTGCAGGTCAACACGTGGGGCGTCAACGAGCTCGCCGAGGCGGTCGCCGCGGCATCCGAGGCCGAGATCGACGAGCTCGTCGCGGTGTACGAGAACGAATACGACGTCGTGCCCGAGCTGCGCAAGGGCGGCGAGCGCCACCAGTCGCTGCGCGACGGCGCCGCGATCGAGCTCGGCCTGCGCTCGTTCCTCGAGGAGGGCGGCTTCGGCGCCTTCACCACCTCGTTCGAGGACCTCGGCGAGCTGAAGCAGCTGCCCGGCCTCGCCGTGCAGCGGCTCATGGCCGAGGGCTACGGCTTCGGCGCCGAGGGCGACTGGAAGACCGCCGTGCTGGTGCGCATCGCGCACGTCATGGGTGCAGGCCTGCCCGGCGGCGCGAGCCTCATGGAGGACTACACCTACGACATGACGCCCGGCGACGAGCTGATCCTCGGCGCGCACATGCTCGAGGTCTCGCCGTCGCTCACCTCGGCCAAGCCCACGCTCGAGGTGCACCCGCTCGGCATCGGCGGCAAGGACGACCCCGTGCGCCTCGTCTTCACCGCCGACGCCGGCCCCGCCGTGGTCGTCGCGATGAGCGACATGCGCGACCGGTTCCGCCTCACCGCGAACGTCGTCGAGAACGTGGCGCCGCGCGAGTCGCTGCCGAACCTGCCCGTCGGCCGTGCCGTCTGGAAGCCGGCCCCCGACTTCCGCACGAGCGCCGCCGCGTGGCTCACCGCCGGTGCCGCGCACCACACGGTGATGTCGACCGCGGTCGGCGTCGACGTGTTCCGCGACTTCGCCGAGATGGCCGAGATCGAGCTGCTCGTGATCGACGACGAGACCACGCTGCCCGGCTTCAAGCACGAGGTGCGCTGGAACCAGGCCTACTACCGTCTGGCGCAGGGCCTGTAA
- a CDS encoding siderophore-interacting protein yields the protein MPTIRLAVTGATWITPSLRRLHLRSDDLSAFADSGFTDRYLKLVFLKPGVAYPEQIDVRALRGTMPAEDLPVVRTYTALHPDVAAGTLDIDFVVHGDEGVAGPWAANARAGDLLLANGPGGAYRPDPEADWHLLAGDESAVPAIAAALEALPADAVARAVVLVESAEHEPQLALPGGGTVEFVHRDGGSGEGLLAAAVRAVGWLEGRVHAFVHGEAEEVMRGIRPYLRNERGLARDQLSVSGYWRRGRTEDSFRQWKADFARAEGDAG from the coding sequence ATGCCGACCATTCGCCTCGCCGTGACGGGCGCCACCTGGATCACGCCGAGCCTCCGCCGACTGCACCTGCGCAGCGACGACCTCTCGGCCTTCGCCGACAGCGGGTTCACCGACCGCTACCTCAAGCTCGTGTTCCTCAAGCCGGGCGTCGCCTACCCCGAGCAGATCGACGTGCGCGCGCTGCGCGGCACGATGCCCGCCGAAGACCTGCCGGTCGTGCGCACCTACACGGCGCTGCACCCGGATGTCGCGGCCGGCACCCTCGACATCGACTTCGTGGTGCACGGCGACGAGGGGGTCGCCGGGCCGTGGGCCGCGAACGCCCGCGCGGGCGACCTCCTGCTCGCGAACGGCCCAGGCGGCGCCTACCGGCCGGATCCCGAGGCCGACTGGCACCTGCTCGCCGGTGATGAGTCGGCGGTGCCGGCGATCGCGGCCGCGCTCGAGGCGCTGCCCGCCGACGCCGTGGCGAGGGCCGTCGTGCTCGTGGAGTCGGCCGAGCACGAACCGCAGCTCGCCCTGCCCGGCGGCGGCACCGTCGAGTTCGTGCACCGCGACGGCGGCTCCGGTGAGGGGCTGCTCGCCGCCGCCGTGCGCGCCGTCGGCTGGCTCGAGGGCCGCGTGCACGCGTTCGTGCACGGCGAGGCCGAAGAGGTCATGCGCGGCATCCGGCCGTATCTGCGGAACGAGCGCGGGCTGGCCCGCGACCAGCTCTCGGTCTCGGGGTACTGGCGCCGGGGCCGCACCGAGGACTCCTTCCGGCAGTGGAAGGCCGACTTCGCGCGGGCCGAGGGCGACGCGGGCTGA
- a CDS encoding aldose 1-epimerase family protein translates to MGNALSGYQHEIGAHGYVAVIASVGASLRSLTYEGRDLVVPFEAEEVRPAYRGVTLVPWPNRVVDGRYRFGGVDEQLPLTEPERGHALHGLAAWLDFEPVHRESARVVLAATIEAQAGYPHRLAIEVEFRVDAGGLHTTVTAKNVGRDAAPYGTGPHPYLVAGEGSVDDWTLTLPAAEVLEVTPDRLIPTATAAVDAPREGDTFDFRMPRRIGATEIDHAFTGLAYDAEGPDGAVQATLTDADGRGVGMAWRRECPWVQIHTADGSGRTGLAVEPMTCPPDAFNSGVDLIVLEPGDSSSARWTIFAI, encoded by the coding sequence GTGGGCAACGCGCTCTCCGGGTACCAGCACGAGATCGGTGCGCACGGCTACGTCGCCGTCATCGCGAGCGTCGGGGCCTCCCTGCGTTCGCTGACCTACGAGGGTCGCGACCTCGTCGTGCCCTTCGAGGCCGAGGAGGTGCGCCCGGCCTACCGCGGCGTCACGCTCGTGCCGTGGCCGAACCGGGTCGTCGACGGCCGCTACCGTTTCGGCGGGGTCGACGAGCAGCTGCCGCTCACCGAGCCCGAGCGCGGGCACGCCCTGCACGGACTCGCCGCCTGGCTCGACTTCGAGCCCGTGCACCGCGAGAGCGCCCGCGTGGTGCTCGCCGCCACGATCGAGGCGCAGGCGGGCTATCCGCACCGGCTCGCGATCGAGGTCGAGTTCCGCGTCGACGCCGGCGGCCTGCACACCACGGTCACCGCGAAGAACGTGGGGCGGGATGCCGCGCCCTACGGCACCGGACCGCACCCGTACCTCGTGGCGGGCGAGGGCTCGGTCGACGACTGGACCCTCACGCTGCCCGCGGCCGAGGTGCTCGAGGTCACGCCCGACCGCCTCATCCCGACGGCGACCGCGGCGGTCGACGCACCGCGCGAAGGCGACACGTTCGACTTCCGGATGCCGCGGCGCATCGGGGCGACCGAGATCGACCATGCCTTCACGGGGCTGGCCTACGACGCCGAGGGCCCCGACGGTGCCGTGCAGGCGACGCTCACCGATGCCGACGGACGCGGCGTCGGCATGGCGTGGCGCCGGGAGTGCCCGTGGGTGCAGATCCACACGGCCGACGGCAGCGGACGCACCGGCCTCGCGGTCGAGCCGATGACCTGCCCGCCCGACGCGTTCAACTCCGGCGTCGACCTCATCGTGCTGGAGCCGGGCGACTCGTCGTCGGCGCGCTGGACGATCTTCGCGATCTGA
- a CDS encoding substrate-binding domain-containing protein → MVAVARHDAILRELELRGSLAITQLSKRLDVSAMTLRRDLAELESRGLLVRVHGGAVSTAVAKQQERGSGSGGAMARRPVATIGMIAPTANYYFPQVIRGASDAARELNCRLVLGTTNYSEREELRQAERLIANGVDGLMITPHNGLVEGSPLHELLIEAPVPVVIVERGVDERIAGRIESVRSDHAYGAELAVRHLVEHGHRRIALAAREAATTPWLLDGYERTMARLGLAEHVRFRSLPTPAVGADSAIDALERFYDECVQHEVTAALMLGDVDSMAFADLVVERGLRIPEDFALVAYDDEFSAFAAVPLTAVAPPKHDLGYAALRLCFDRIRQHERTGHAVTRMSLLPTLVERESTRSA, encoded by the coding sequence ATGGTCGCCGTCGCACGTCATGACGCCATCCTGCGGGAGCTCGAGCTGCGAGGCTCGCTCGCCATCACGCAACTCTCCAAACGGCTGGACGTCTCCGCGATGACCCTGCGCCGCGATCTCGCGGAGCTCGAGTCCCGCGGCCTCCTCGTGCGCGTGCACGGCGGCGCGGTCTCGACGGCGGTCGCGAAGCAGCAGGAGCGGGGCTCCGGTTCGGGCGGCGCGATGGCGCGGCGCCCGGTCGCGACGATCGGCATGATCGCGCCGACCGCGAACTACTACTTCCCGCAGGTCATCCGCGGGGCGAGCGACGCCGCGCGCGAGCTCAACTGCCGGCTCGTGCTCGGCACCACGAACTACTCCGAACGCGAGGAGCTGCGCCAGGCCGAGCGCCTCATCGCGAACGGCGTCGACGGGCTGATGATCACGCCGCACAACGGGCTCGTCGAGGGCTCCCCGCTGCACGAGCTGCTGATCGAGGCACCCGTGCCGGTCGTGATCGTCGAGCGGGGGGTCGACGAGCGCATCGCCGGCCGCATCGAGTCCGTGCGGAGCGACCACGCCTACGGGGCCGAGCTCGCGGTGCGGCACCTCGTCGAGCACGGGCATCGCCGCATCGCGTTGGCGGCGCGCGAGGCGGCGACCACGCCCTGGCTGCTCGACGGGTACGAACGCACCATGGCGCGACTCGGGCTGGCCGAGCACGTGCGCTTCCGCTCGCTGCCGACGCCGGCCGTCGGCGCGGATTCGGCGATCGACGCGCTCGAGCGGTTCTACGACGAGTGCGTGCAGCACGAGGTGACGGCGGCGCTGATGCTGGGCGACGTGGACTCCATGGCCTTCGCCGACCTCGTGGTCGAGCGCGGCCTGCGCATTCCGGAGGACTTCGCGCTCGTCGCCTACGACGACGAGTTCTCGGCCTTCGCCGCGGTGCCGCTGACCGCGGTCGCCCCGCCGAAGCACGACCTCGGGTACGCGGCCCTGCGCCTCTGCTTCGACCGCATCCGCCAGCACGAGCGCACCGGCCACGCCGTCACGCGGATGTCGCTCCTGCCGACGCTCGTCGAACGGGAGTCCACGCGCTCCGCGTGA
- the poxB gene encoding ubiquinone-dependent pyruvate dehydrogenase: MSQTIAELFVETLKRAGVSRVWGLPGDSLNAFTDALRRDGGIRWLHARHEETAAFAAAADAAVTGELAVVAGSCGPGNLHFINGLFDAQRSRLPVLAIASHIPSSEIGSGYFQETHPQELFRECSVYCELVGDPSQLPWVLETAMRTAVEKQGVAVVVVPGDVFFRDAPARRPSAPIRAARPRVLPAPDELAEAAGILNAAASVTILAGAGVAGAHDEVLALAERLQAPIVHAFRGKEHIEYDNPYDVGMTGLLGFASGYRAMEKCDALLILGSDFPYRQFYPSKAKIVQVDLRGEQLGRRTPVDLGLVGDVRETASALLPLIAEDRSGKHLESSVKHYEKTRRELDGLANDDGKQPIHPEYLAKVIDRLADPDAIFTADVGSPVVWTARYLRMTRDRRLIGSFTHGSMANAMPHALGAQAAAPGRQVIALAGDGGLSMLMGDLLSIRQNDLPIKIVVFNNSSLNFVEVEMKAAGIVNFGTELVNPSFAAVAESVGITGIRVEQGPDLEAALTKAFAEPGAALIDVVVARQELSIPPSITAAQTKGFALYALRTVMSGRGDELLDLADTNVWRRIFR, translated from the coding sequence ATGTCGCAGACCATCGCCGAACTGTTCGTGGAGACGCTGAAGCGGGCGGGGGTGAGCCGGGTCTGGGGCCTGCCGGGCGATTCGCTCAACGCCTTCACCGACGCACTGCGCCGTGACGGCGGCATCCGCTGGCTGCATGCGAGGCACGAGGAGACCGCCGCGTTCGCCGCGGCCGCCGACGCTGCCGTCACCGGCGAGCTCGCGGTCGTCGCCGGCAGCTGCGGTCCAGGCAACCTGCACTTCATCAACGGGCTCTTCGACGCCCAGCGCAGTCGCCTGCCAGTGCTCGCGATCGCCTCGCACATCCCGTCGTCGGAGATCGGCAGCGGGTACTTCCAGGAGACGCACCCGCAGGAGCTGTTCCGCGAGTGCAGCGTGTACTGCGAGCTCGTCGGCGATCCGTCGCAGCTGCCGTGGGTGCTCGAGACCGCCATGCGCACCGCCGTCGAGAAGCAGGGCGTCGCCGTCGTGGTCGTGCCGGGCGACGTGTTCTTCCGCGATGCGCCGGCGCGACGGCCGAGCGCCCCGATCCGGGCCGCCCGCCCGCGCGTGCTGCCCGCCCCCGACGAGCTGGCCGAGGCCGCCGGCATCCTGAACGCCGCGGCATCCGTCACGATCCTCGCCGGTGCGGGCGTCGCGGGCGCGCACGACGAGGTGCTCGCGCTCGCCGAGCGGCTGCAGGCGCCGATCGTGCACGCGTTCCGCGGCAAGGAGCACATCGAGTACGACAACCCCTACGACGTCGGCATGACCGGACTGCTCGGCTTCGCCTCGGGCTATCGGGCCATGGAGAAATGCGATGCGCTGCTCATCCTCGGCAGCGACTTCCCGTACCGGCAGTTCTACCCGTCGAAGGCGAAGATCGTGCAGGTCGACCTGCGCGGCGAGCAGCTCGGGCGTCGAACGCCGGTCGACCTCGGACTCGTCGGCGACGTGCGCGAGACGGCCTCGGCGCTGCTGCCCCTCATCGCCGAGGACCGCAGTGGCAAGCACCTCGAGTCGAGCGTGAAGCACTACGAGAAGACGCGCCGCGAGCTCGACGGCCTCGCGAACGACGACGGCAAGCAGCCCATCCACCCCGAATACCTGGCGAAGGTCATCGACCGGCTCGCCGATCCTGATGCGATCTTCACGGCGGATGTCGGTTCGCCCGTCGTCTGGACGGCGAGGTACCTGCGGATGACGCGCGACCGTCGCCTGATCGGCTCGTTCACGCACGGGTCGATGGCCAACGCGATGCCGCACGCGCTCGGCGCGCAGGCGGCGGCCCCCGGACGCCAGGTCATCGCGCTGGCGGGCGACGGTGGCCTCTCGATGCTCATGGGCGACCTGCTCTCGATTCGGCAGAACGACCTGCCGATCAAGATCGTCGTCTTCAACAACTCGTCGCTGAACTTCGTCGAGGTCGAGATGAAGGCCGCCGGCATCGTGAACTTCGGCACCGAGCTGGTGAACCCGTCGTTCGCCGCGGTGGCCGAGTCGGTCGGCATCACCGGCATCCGCGTGGAGCAGGGCCCCGACCTCGAGGCGGCGCTGACGAAGGCGTTCGCCGAACCCGGTGCGGCCCTCATCGACGTCGTCGTCGCGCGCCAGGAGCTCTCGATCCCGCCGTCGATCACCGCCGCGCAGACGAAGGGCTTCGCGCTCTACGCGCTGCGCACGGTCATGTCGGGCCGCGGCGACGAGCTGCTCGACCTCGCCGACACGAACGTGTGGCGGCGCATCTTCCGCTGA